A single Vigna radiata var. radiata cultivar VC1973A chromosome 8, Vradiata_ver6, whole genome shotgun sequence DNA region contains:
- the LOC106770488 gene encoding uncharacterized protein LOC106770488, with product MGNLSYFLGFEVARNSAGIHLSQRKKYALDLLHEIGMLAAALVSTPMNFSAKVSSDGDQHADPTAFRRLIRRLIYLTNTHPDITYAVHHLSQYLASPTQAHHQAAFRILRYIKNTPGQGIFLKATSSITLKPDALIPDSDCRYPHQVTFSFRISQYKFQARHT from the coding sequence atgggTAACTTGTCTTACTTTTTGGGTTTCGAGGTTGCTCGTAACTCTGCAGGTATTCACCTTTCTCAGCGTAAAAAATATGCTTTGGATCTACTTCATGAAATCGGAATGCTTGCTGCTGCTCTTGTTAGCACTCCCATGAATTTTTCTGCCAAGGTTTCCTCTGACGGTGACCAACATGCTGACCCCACTGCTTTTCGTCGTTTGATCAGGCGTCTCATATATCTTACCAACACACATCCAGATATAACTTACGCTGTTCATCACCTCAGCCAATACCTTGCTTCCCCTACTCAAGCTCATCATCAAGCTGCATTTCGCATCCTACGCTACATCAAGAACACCCCTGGTCAGGGCATTTTTCTCAAAGCCACAAGCAGTATCACCCTCAAGCCGGATGCCCTGATTCCAGACTCTGATTGCCGATATCCTCACCAAGTCACTTTCTCCTTCCGCATTTCACAATATAAATTCCAAGCTCGACACACTTGA
- the LOC106770487 gene encoding lectin-domain containing receptor kinase VI.4-like has product MVFGIYTYFSFLTLSTCFEPISICLAYIFWNQNSQMAPKTLFGLLIFLFLLVSSTAFSFTFHGFNQSNITREEKAKIDNQGRLELTRRENNVVGHAFYNESIIILDKNASVVQPKVFSFSTCFVFSIVSPSSGPGGFGLAFTVAPSTRFPQAEGGHLLGLFNKSNDMNSSNHILVVEFDTVNGYKDATDTVGNHVGVNKNGMSSNISEPAAYFVDGKKEEFNMEKADAVCVWIEYDGETEILNLTISPYLKPKPSKPLISEAVHIKSVMKESMFFGFSASTGERKASAHYILGWSFALNGVTPPLDYALLPKPPPKEKQSHSFPWIKVIVGMLSALTFTLLCLFLYVTLYKRYMVFETLEDWEMDCPHRFRYRDLHLATKGFVESQLIGVGGFGSVYKGVLPSTGTEVAVKRILRTPAKGMREFAAEIESLGRLRHKNLVNLQGWCKHKNDLLLVYDYIPNGSLDSLLFSRSFVLDWDQRFRILKGVAAGLLYLHEEWEQVVIHRDVKSSNILIDGDFNAHLGDFGLARLYSHDKVSHTTSVVGTIGYIAPELTRTGKASTSSDVYAFGVLLLEVVAGTRPVGSSDQFFLVDWVLENFQLGQILEVVDPKLGSIYEEEEVELVLKLGLLCSQNKAEYRPSIEQVTRYLNFDDPFPDISDCRYYDSQSSTTSLGFLEAMSTGKTSSSYSLPSIDRTTMSIEAGR; this is encoded by the coding sequence ATGGTATTTGGCATTTATACATACTTTTCTTTCTTGACCTTGTCCACTTGCTTTGAACCTATAAGTATATGCTTGGCATACATTTTTTGGAATCAAAATTCTCAAATGGCTCCAAAAACTCTCTTTGgcctcctcatctttctctttctccttgtTTCTTCCACTGCTTTTTCCTTCACATTCCATGGCTTCAATCAAAGCAATATCACCCGTGAAGAGAAAGCAAAGATTGACAACCAAGGTAGACTTGAGCTTACAAGAAGAGAAAACAATGTTGTCGGCCATGCATTCTACAACGAATCCATCATAATACTTGACAAAAATGCTTCAGTCGTCCAGCCAAAGGTTTTCTCCTTCAGTACATGCTTTGTTTTCTCAATTGTTTCACCAAGCTCTGGTCCTGGTGGCTTTGGTCTTGCCTTCACCGTAGCTCCTTCAACACGATTCCCACAAGCTGAAGGTGGCCATCTTCTTGGTCTTTTCAACAAATCCAATGATATGAACTCCTCAAATCACATCTTAGTGGTTGAGTTTGATACAGTGAATGGCTACAAAGATGCCACTGACACTGTAGGAAACCATGTTGGGGTGAACAAGAATGGTATGTCCTCAAATATATCTGAGCCTGCTGCTTACTTTGTAGATGGCAAAAAGGAAGAGTTCAACATGGAGAAGGCTGACGCTGTTTGTGTTTGGATTGAATATGATGGTGAAACAGAAATACTGAATCTCACAATATCCCCTTATTTGAAACCAAAACCAAGCAAACCTCTTATATCTGAGGCTGTTCATATCAAATCTGTCATGAAGGAGAGCATGTTTTTTGGTTTCTCTGCATCAACAGGTGAGAGGAAAGCAAGTGCTCATTATATTCTGGGGTGGAGTTTTGCATTGAATGGGGTTACCCCTCCATTAGATTATGCACTACTTCCAAAGCCACCACCAAAGGAGAAACAGTCACACTCTTTTCCTTGGATCAAGGTTATAGTTGGCATGTTGTCTGCTTTGACATTTACCTTGTTGTGCCTTTTTCTTTATGTGACACTCTATAAGAGATACATGGTATTTGAAACACTTGAGGACTGGGAAATGGATTGTCCTCACAGGTTCAGATACAGAGATCTTCACCTAGCAACAAAGGGGTTCGTAGAGAGCCAACTAATTGGAGTTGGAGGCTTTGGTTCTGTGTACAAAGGGGTGTTACCCAGCACAGGAACTGAGGTTGCTGTTAAAAGGATCCTGAGAACTCCAGCCAAAGGAATGAGGGAATTTGCAGCTGAGATTGAAAGCTTAGGAAGATTGAGGCACAAGAATTTGGTGAACCTTCAAGGGTGGTGCAAGCACAAGAATGATCTCCTTTTGGTTTATGATTACATTCCAAATGGGAGCCTTGACTCTCTCCTATTCAGCAGAAGCTTTGTTTTGGATTGGGATCAGAGATTCAGAATTCTCAAAGGTGTAGCTGCTGGGCTGTTGTATCTGCATGAAGAATGGGAGCAAGTGGTGATCCATAGAGATGTGAAATCTAGCAATATTCTTATTGATGGGGACTTTAATGCTCATTTAGGTGACTTTGGCCTAGCAAGGCTTTACAGCCATGATAAAGTTTCACACACAACAAGTGTAGTTGGAACTATAGGGTATATTGCACCAGAGTTAACTAGGACAGGAAAAGCATCTACAAGCTCTGATGTGTACGCATTTGGGGTCCTACTTCTTGAGGTGGTTGCAGGAACAAGACCTGTTGGTTCATCAGATCAGTTTTTCTTGGTGGATTGGGTTCTTGAAAATTTCCAACTGGGTCAGATTCTTGAAGTGGTTGATCCAAAGTTAGGTTCAATTTATGAGGAAGAGGAAGTAGAACTGGTTCTAAAATTGGGTCTGCTATGCTCTCAAAACAAAGCTGAGTATAGACCCTCTATCGAACAAGTGACTAGGTACCTAAACTTTGATGACCCTTTTCCTGATATCTCTGATTGCAGATACTATGATTCTCAAAGTAGCACGACAAGCTTAGGATTTTTAGAAGCAATGTCTACGGGTAAGACTTCATCCTCGTACAGTTTACCCTCCATTGACAGGACTACAATGTCCATAGAAGCTGGCAGATAG
- the LOC106770486 gene encoding gamma-interferon-inducible lysosomal thiol reductase-like, translated as MFLSKLVITNALMLILFLFMYESESASNSYGLLNVGDGANINPPFAHQKVNLSVYYNSLCQSCAKFIIKDLKKVFDGNLISIMNLRLVPWANSHFNNTNSSISCQNGPDECELNSLESCALNLWDKVDIQYQLINCFEFLAISGTINTWKECLDQLGLPKELFLNCFNMGNGTQLGQTYINEISHLSPSPSFVPWVVVNNQPVGKDYANFTHYVCKAYRGVAVPDVCKSPLK; from the exons ATGTTTCTTTCAAAACTAGTTATCACCAATGCATTGATGCTaatccttttccttttcatgtATGAGTCTGAGAGTGCATCAAATTCTTACGGTTTACTTAATGTTGGTGATGGTGCTAACATCAATCCACCATTTGCTCATCAGAAAGTGAATCTGTCTGTGTACTATAACAGCCTTTGCCAATCTTGTGCAAAATTCATTATTAAGGATCTGAAGAAGGTCTTTGACGGCAATCTCATCAGCATTATGAATCTTCGGCTAGTCCCTTGGGCCAATTCTCACTTCAATAACACCAACAGTTCCATATCATGCCAG AATGGGCCAGATGAATGTGAGCTAAATTCATTGGAATCATGTGCCCTTAATCTTTGGGATAAAGTG GACATTCAATATCAATTGATCAACTGCTTTGAGTTTCTGGCAATTAGTGGAACCATTAACACATGGAAGGAATGTTTAGACCAGTTGGGTTTGCCTAAGGAACTTTTTCTGAATTGCTTCAACATGGGAAATGGGACACAG CTTGGACAAacatatattaatgaaatttcACACCTTTCTCCATCTCCTTCATTTGTACCATGGGTGGTAGTGAACAATCAACCTGTTGGAAaa GACTATGCAAATTTTACACATTATGTTTGCAAGGCTTACAGAGGAGTTGCTGTTCCAGATGTCTGCAAATCTCCTTTGAAATGA